In the Luteitalea sp. genome, one interval contains:
- a CDS encoding TonB-dependent receptor plug domain-containing protein, producing the protein MVRIVARPCRLIPAAFSIACLIALPSRLDAQTAPAITGTAFDEAGAVLPGARVTVADRDGRVVRTTVTDGTGAFAIETLRPGTYTVAVELALYATATQSVTVPARGVAPPVRAVLEGGGFSESVVVSARRVETRVAETPQKVEIIDGADIDRTVATDLTDVLKKAAGVDVIQYNGVLSGIGIRGFRPQFSGINKRSLLLIDGRPSGVTNLATLQVDSVERIEVLKGAASSVYGSSAMGGVVNVITRQSRGKLTGTARLGGGSFATSELSGRVGGSASSRVDFDLGGNAFDQRDDYRMGNGEVRPATSYKTYDGSARVGVNLGAWRLEARGNGYRGRDIMTPGDLFTGVSSQGRKNLERSSQDARLTGLVGGHALSVTGYHADESSHTFNVTTTNPLDQPYLPYLSFESDLGWAGLQLRDAWSWSDQNNVVVGFDYEKVTSVSRSYLRTGDRSAPFSADNNKRTAGFYGENTLRLRDGRMVVTLGGRVDHI; encoded by the coding sequence ATGGTTCGGATTGTTGCTCGCCCTTGTCGGCTAATCCCAGCCGCCTTCAGCATTGCGTGTCTCATTGCCCTGCCGTCCCGACTGGACGCGCAGACGGCTCCCGCGATTACCGGCACGGCGTTCGACGAAGCCGGTGCGGTTCTCCCTGGCGCTCGTGTCACGGTCGCCGATAGGGACGGTCGCGTCGTGCGCACGACTGTCACCGATGGCACCGGCGCTTTCGCGATCGAGACGTTGAGGCCAGGCACCTATACCGTCGCAGTCGAACTAGCGCTGTACGCCACAGCCACCCAGTCGGTGACGGTGCCCGCCCGTGGCGTCGCGCCGCCCGTGCGCGCCGTTCTCGAGGGCGGCGGGTTCTCGGAGAGCGTTGTCGTCAGCGCACGACGCGTCGAGACGCGCGTTGCCGAGACGCCCCAGAAGGTCGAGATCATCGACGGCGCCGACATCGACCGCACAGTGGCCACGGATCTGACCGATGTCCTGAAGAAGGCCGCTGGCGTGGACGTCATTCAATACAACGGCGTCTTGTCAGGCATTGGTATTCGAGGATTCCGCCCGCAGTTCTCCGGCATCAATAAGCGCTCGTTGCTCTTGATCGACGGGCGGCCTTCGGGCGTGACGAACCTGGCGACCTTGCAGGTGGACAGCGTCGAACGCATCGAGGTCCTCAAAGGCGCCGCGTCGTCAGTCTACGGCTCCTCGGCGATGGGCGGCGTCGTCAATGTCATCACGCGGCAGTCTCGCGGCAAGCTTACCGGCACGGCGCGCCTCGGCGGCGGCAGCTTCGCGACGTCCGAGCTCTCGGGGCGCGTGGGCGGCAGCGCGTCATCGCGGGTGGACTTCGACCTTGGCGGCAACGCGTTCGATCAACGTGACGACTACCGCATGGGCAATGGCGAGGTGCGGCCGGCCACCAGCTACAAAACCTACGACGGCTCCGCACGTGTGGGAGTGAACTTGGGCGCGTGGCGTCTCGAAGCACGCGGGAATGGCTACCGCGGGCGCGACATCATGACGCCGGGCGACCTGTTCACGGGCGTGAGCTCCCAAGGTCGCAAGAACCTCGAGCGCTCGAGTCAGGACGCGCGCCTCACAGGCCTCGTCGGCGGCCACGCCCTCTCGGTCACGGGCTACCACGCCGACGAATCGAGTCACACCTTCAACGTCACGACAACGAACCCACTCGACCAGCCGTATCTGCCCTACCTGTCGTTCGAGAGCGACCTCGGCTGGGCCGGCCTGCAGCTGAGGGATGCCTGGAGCTGGTCAGATCAGAACAACGTCGTCGTTGGCTTCGACTACGAGAAGGTCACGAGCGTCAGTCGATCGTACCTGCGTACGGGAGATCGGTCCGCCCCGTTTTCGGCGGACAACAACAAACGCACAGCCGGGTTCTATGGGGAGAACACGCTAAGACTCCGCGACGGACGCATGGTCGTGACGCTCGGTGGTCGTGTGGACCACATTG